The Candidatus Zixiibacteriota bacterium DNA segment GCGCCAACTACGATCTGGAGTCGCAGGTGCTTTTGCAGGCGTGCGCACTCGGGTACCCGATAGTGGAAATCCCCGTCACCACAGTCTACAATAACGCGCGCTCCCACGTCCAACCGGTGTGGGACATCGCGCGATTTGTGCGCCAAATCTGGCGGCGAATCTGGCTTTAGCGGCGCAAATGTGCTTGCCTTTCGGTTGTCGGCGGACTAAATACGGTCTATGCTCCACGCGACATCGCACTCACAATGCACGGTATGGCGGCATCACATGGCTTTGAGGATGGATCGAGGGGGATGTGTCTCACGGCGAATGCTCGCGCACGTGTCGGAGTGGCCGCATGCCTAAACGTGAACTCCGCATCCTGCTGACCAACGACGACGGTTACTTTTCCGACGGTATTAACGCGCTGTTCGACGAATTGTCGCAGTTTGCGACTGTCTTCATCGTAGCGCCCGACCGTGAGCAGTCAGCCAGTTCGCATTCCCTGACGCTGAACCGACCGCTGCGAGTACATAAGATCGACGCCCATCGGTACACCACCGACGGCACGCCGACCGACTGCGTTATGCTCGCCATGCACCTGATATTCAGTAAGCGCAAACCCGACATGATATTGTCCGGCATAAACCACGGCGCCAATATGGGTGACGACGTTACCTATTCGGGGACTATCGCTGCCACCATCGAAGGCTCCATCCTCAAGATCCCCTCCATCGCCGTCTCCATGGCCAACTACGAACCCGGGATGTCGATGGCATTCGCGGCCCAGTTCGTCAGCCGGGTTGTCCGGGCCTACCCGGCACTGGGACTGACGCCGAGCACGTTTCTGAACATCAATCTCCCGGCTGACAACGGTCGCCCGTATTCCCGGTATGAATTCACGAGACAGGGGATACGCCAATATAAGGATATTATTGTCCATAAACGCGATCCCCGGGGCAAACCGTACTACTGGATAGGTGGTCGCCCCAAGTGGCGTCGATTGAAGGGCTCGGACTTCTCGGCGGTGGCTCGCGGTATCGTATCGATCACGCCCTTGCGGCTCAATTTTACCGATCAGGACTCCCTCGACCGTTTCCGGGCCGGAACGTACAAGCTGTGATACTGGATCTGGTTGCCCGTCCGTTGGAGGAAAATCTGTTGACAAATCCGAAGGCGGGTGTATCATATAGCTCTGTTTTGATTCGGGGCGTAGCGCAGTTTGGTAGCGCGCTTGGTTCGGGACTAAGAAGTCGCTGGTTCAAATCCAGTCGCCCCGATTTTTTCACCGGTGTTCGGCCCGAACAACATCGGAAGCCGCAGTATCCTTGTCTCATGTTCATTTCATTGGATCAACCTGTACAAAAAGGGCCAGTTCATGCCTGCAAGCCGAAAGCCGATCATCGCGGTGGTGGGGGCGGGCAAGTGTTCTCGCAAGCTGCGGGACCGGGCCGCCGAGGTTGGGCGCTATGTCGCCGAACACGGCGGTGTCGTAGTCTGCGGGGGCCTGGGGGGGATCATGGAAGGAGCCGCCAAGGGGGCGAAAGAGGCAGGGGGCACGACCATTGGAATCCTGCCGACCAGCGAGCGCAGCGATGCCAATGACTACATTGATTTCGCCATACCGACCGGGCTCGGCGAAGTGCGCAACGTGCTCGTGGTACGAACCGCCGACGTTGTTGTGGCCTTCCCCGGCAAGTACGGCACACTTACCGAGATTGCGTATGCCCTTCACGCGGGCAAGCCTGTGATCTCGATAAACGCCTGGCGATTGGGCGACGAAATGACGTATGTGGAAGACCCGGTTGAGGCCGCCCGACTTGCTATGGAAATGGCGGAGAAACGCCTATGAAACAAACGGCCGCCGCCGAACTGCATATCACTGGTCTGGTTCAAGGAGTTGGCTATCGATACTTCTGCAGTCGCGAGGCCTCGCGCCTCGGTATCACGGGGTGGGTCAAGAATCTCTCCGACGGTTCGGTGCGCGTCATGGCGGAGGGAGAGAGACAAGATATCGAGACGCTGATAGAACGACTCCGCGTTGGTCCGTTTGGCGCCCACGTCGACACCATTGAAATCACCTGGCGGTCGCCTGGCGGTTGTTATGACACATTCGCAATCACCCACTACTGAGTTTGAGGTTTATGGAGTATCTCAAATCGTATATACGCGAGGTCCCGGACTTCCCCAAGAAGGGAATCCTCTTCTATGACATCACCACGCTGATGGAGAATCCCACGGGCTTTAAGACGGCACTTGATGAGATGGAGAAGTACGTACGATCCGTGAAGGCCGACAAAATCGTGGCGATAGAATCGCGCGGATTTATCTTTGGTGCAGCGCTGGCGGATCGTCTCGCCCTTCCGTTTGTGTCGGCTCGGAAACCGGGGAAGCTGCCCGCCCGTACGATATCCCAGGAGTACGCGCTCGAATATGGCACTGACCGGCTCGAAATGCACGCGGATAGCGTGAACGCCGGTGAACGGGTGGTGGTGGTCGACGATCTGATTGCGACCGGCGGTACGCTGAAAGCCGTCTGCGCTATGGTGGAGCGTCTCGGCGGTGAGGTGGCCGGTATCTCGTCCGTCATCGCGCTCACCTTTCTCCCGTTCGAGGCGACTCTCTCCGGCTACGATCTGAACTACCTGATATCGTACGACAGCGAGTAAACCGCGCTTGCCGCACCGCGTCAGGTGTGCTACATTCTGAGATACGGCCGCCGGGCCGTGTGCAAATTCGCCCCCGTAGCTCAGTTGGATAGAGCGACGGTTTCCTAAACCGCAGGTCGCAGGTTCGATTCCTGCCGGGGGTATTCCTTCCGGGCGCCCAGGGAGGCGCTGCCGCTCCGAACCAGCGTCGTTCGGGCTCCGCACTGTCTTCGGCATCAGATGGAAAGGAGGGCCTCGTTGAATCTGAAATCGTTTTAGCGACCTCTGCTTCGGCCCCACACTCGTTGAAAACGAGAAGTTGTCACCAAACACCAATAGCCATGAACTAATCACATGAGAAAAATAATCGCCCAAGAATTTGTTACTCTGAACGGAGTGATGCAGGCGCCCGGTGGAACTGAGGAAGATAAGTCCAGTGGCTTCAAGTACGGCGGCTGGACGGCGCCATATTTCTACGAAGCTGACGACGAGGCCGGCGAATTGATGCAAAAATGGTTGAAATCCACGGATCTGCTTCTGGGACGGAAAACATTCGAAATCTTTGCCGCCTACTGGCCAAAACACGCGCACATGTGGCCAGGTATTATGGATGTCAGCAAATACTGCGTCAGCACTACAACAGAGAAATCAGACTGGCAAAACTCAGTGTTCCTGAAAAACGTCGATGACATCAAAAAACTCAAGAAGTCAGGAGAGGCTGATATCCAGGTTATCGGTAGCGGTAACTTGTGTCAATCTCTTCTCCAACACGATCTGATCGATGAACTGCGGCTCATGATATTTCCGATCACACTCGGCACGGGCAAACGTCTGTTTGGCGAAGGCACTATCGCCGCTGCCTTTACTCTTACGGAGAGCCTCGTTTCTTCAAACGGCGTCATTTTCGCCGGTTACAAGCGAGCCGGAGACGTCATGACGGGTACTATCGGAGGTTGAACGCCAGGAGCTTTTCGTCCACACAAGACGTAAT contains these protein-coding regions:
- the surE gene encoding 5'/3'-nucleotidase SurE translates to MPKRELRILLTNDDGYFSDGINALFDELSQFATVFIVAPDREQSASSHSLTLNRPLRVHKIDAHRYTTDGTPTDCVMLAMHLIFSKRKPDMILSGINHGANMGDDVTYSGTIAATIEGSILKIPSIAVSMANYEPGMSMAFAAQFVSRVVRAYPALGLTPSTFLNINLPADNGRPYSRYEFTRQGIRQYKDIIVHKRDPRGKPYYWIGGRPKWRRLKGSDFSAVARGIVSITPLRLNFTDQDSLDRFRAGTYKL
- a CDS encoding TIGR00725 family protein, whose amino-acid sequence is MFGPNNIGSRSILVSCSFHWINLYKKGQFMPASRKPIIAVVGAGKCSRKLRDRAAEVGRYVAEHGGVVVCGGLGGIMEGAAKGAKEAGGTTIGILPTSERSDANDYIDFAIPTGLGEVRNVLVVRTADVVVAFPGKYGTLTEIAYALHAGKPVISINAWRLGDEMTYVEDPVEAARLAMEMAEKRL
- a CDS encoding acylphosphatase: MKQTAAAELHITGLVQGVGYRYFCSREASRLGITGWVKNLSDGSVRVMAEGERQDIETLIERLRVGPFGAHVDTIEITWRSPGGCYDTFAITHY
- a CDS encoding adenine phosphoribosyltransferase, encoding MEYLKSYIREVPDFPKKGILFYDITTLMENPTGFKTALDEMEKYVRSVKADKIVAIESRGFIFGAALADRLALPFVSARKPGKLPARTISQEYALEYGTDRLEMHADSVNAGERVVVVDDLIATGGTLKAVCAMVERLGGEVAGISSVIALTFLPFEATLSGYDLNYLISYDSE
- a CDS encoding dihydrofolate reductase family protein, with translation MRKIIAQEFVTLNGVMQAPGGTEEDKSSGFKYGGWTAPYFYEADDEAGELMQKWLKSTDLLLGRKTFEIFAAYWPKHAHMWPGIMDVSKYCVSTTTEKSDWQNSVFLKNVDDIKKLKKSGEADIQVIGSGNLCQSLLQHDLIDELRLMIFPITLGTGKRLFGEGTIAAAFTLTESLVSSNGVIFAGYKRAGDVMTGTIGG